Proteins encoded by one window of Salvia splendens isolate huo1 chromosome 7, SspV2, whole genome shotgun sequence:
- the LOC121741775 gene encoding diacylglycerol kinase 5-like — protein sequence MASEHLDKDEFIKEFHIPRSLLEQDTKIQCLPSKPEHPVLVFINSKSGGQLGGELIVTYRSILNKEQVIDLGEEAPDRVIRKVFINLERLKNRGDENATWIEENLRLIVAGGDGTAGWILGVVSDLKLSHPPPIATMPLGTGNNLPFAFGWGKKNPGTDRGSVLSFMDQVRRGDEMKMDSWHIMMRMKAIQDCAPVAPPELPQSLHSFHPVSSTDDLNVEGYDTYRGGFWNYFSMGMDAQVSYAFHNERKLNPEKFKNQLVNQSTYAKLVSTQGWFLPSHLNHAASISQLCKVKIMKKDSKSSDWEDLKIPHSVRSIVCLNLPSFSGGLNPWGNPNSHKRRNRDLTPPLVDDGLLEIVGFRNAWHGLVLLAPNGHGTRLAQAHRIKFEFHKGSAKETYMRIDGEPWKQPLPENDETVVVEISHLRQVKMLSVRGCRASSTSGPPPPEVHDVDDKDSEKEDEEVKKKFGAADTFKIPEGLDISHFS from the exons ATGGCAAGCGAGCACCTTGATAAAGATGAGTTCATCAAGGAGTTTCACATCCCGAGATCGTTGCTCGAGCAAGACACGAAGATCCAATGCTTGCCTTCTAAGCCCGAACACCCTGTTCTCGTGTTTATCAACTCGAAAAGTGGTGGTCAGCTTGGAGGAGAGCTTATTGTCACGTATAGATCCATACTAAACAAAGAGCAG GTTATTGACTTAGGAGAAGAAGCTCCTGATAGGGTGATTCGAAAGGTTTTTATCAATCTCGAAAGGCTGAAGAATCGAGGGGATGAGAATGCTACTTGGATTGAGGAGAATTTGAGGCTAATT GTCGCTGGTGGAGATGGCACGGCCGGATGGATTCTTGGGGTTGTTTCTGATCTCAAACTATCTCACCCGCCACCTATCGCTACTATGCCTTTGGGAACTGGAAACAATCTGCCATTTGCATTTGGTTGG GGTAAGAAAAATCCAGGAACTGATCGTGGCTCTGTGCTTTCGTTCATGGATCAAGTACGGAGAGGAGATGAAATGAAGATGGACAG TTGGCACATTATGATGCGAATGAAAGCAATACAAGATTGTGCTCCGGTTGCTCCTCCTGAGTTGCCACAATCGTTGCATTCATTTCATCCCGTTTCTTCAACAGATGACCTCAATGTG GAAGGTTATGATACGTATCGTGGAGGGTTCTGGAACTACTTCAGCATGG GAATGGATGCTCAGGTTTCTTATGCTTTCCACAACGAGCGCAAGCTGAACCCggaaaaattcaaaaaccaGCTTGTGAATCAG AGTACATATGCTAAGCTAGTAAGCACACAAGGATGGTTTTTGCCTTCTCATTTGAACCATGCTGCAAG TATTTCTCAACTTTGTAAGGTTAAGATCATGAAAAAGGATTCTAAATCTTCTGATTGGGAAGACCTTAAAATTCCTCACAG CGTCAGATCAATCGTGTGCCTCAATTTACCCAGCTTTTCTGGAGGACTAAATCCGTGGGGAAATCCGAATAGTCATAAACGTCGTAAT AGAGACTTAACCCCGCCTTTGGTAGATGATGGCCTTCTTGAGATTGTTGGCTTCAGAAACGCTTGGCACGGGCTTGTTTTGCTCGCTCCAAATGGACACGGGACCCGCCTTGCACAG GCACACCGTATCAAATTCGAGTTCCATAAAGGTTCAGCTAAAGAAACCTACATGAGAATCGATGGAGAACCGTGGAAACAGCCTCTTCCAGAGAACGATGAGACGGTTGTGGTAGAAATCTCTCATCTTCGCCAAGTGAAGATGCTTTCCGTCCGTGGTTGTAGAGCCAGTAGTACTTCAGGCCCCCCGCCTCCAGAAGTTCACGACGTCGATGATAAGGATAGTGAGAAGGAAGATGAGGAAGTGAAGAAGAAGTTTGGTGCAGCAGACACTTTCAAGATCCCAGAAGGGCTTGATATCTCCCATTTCAGTTGA
- the LOC121810817 gene encoding cytosolic sulfotransferase 17-like — protein MDLSTLPKENWWGDHDYLYKVGGFWLLPQFIQSIYRVVKYFKPIPSDIILASYPKTGTTWLKSLVFSIVHRSSNSKHRLSLNNPHDLVPTLEVQVFTTSNIAPSSENQSSRIFSTHIPYQLLSETLDSSECRVVYVTRNPKDTLVSTWHFVNKWKKALDHPWQLDVAIDKFCQGLSPCGPYYDHVMGYKKLSLERPTNVFFITYEELRVDPITHVKRLGEFLGFPFEGDEQVQEVVDSCSFEVLSNYEVNRSEESPTWFQLPYNSFFRKGDVGDHKNYLTDETIERIDALTREKFHSLGFNYGT, from the coding sequence ATGGATTTATCTACCCTCCCAAAAGAAAATTGGTGGGGTGATCATGATTATCTCTATAAAGTAGGTGGCTTTTGGCTTTTGCCTCAATTCATCCAATCCATTTATAGGGTTGTTAAGTATTTCAAGCCAATCCCAAGTGATATAATATTGGCTTCTTATCCAAAAACAGGTACTACATGGCTCAAATCACTTGTTTTCTCTATTGTCCACCGATCTTCCAATTCCAAACATCGTCTATCCCTAAATAACCCCCATGATTTGGTCCCGACTTTAGAGGTTCAAGTTTTTACAACATCAAATATTGCCCCTAGTAGTGAAAATCAATCAAGTCGAATATTCAGCACGCACATCCCATATCAGCTTCTATCGGAAACCCTAGATTCGTCAGAATGTCGCGTTGTCTACGTGACAAGGAACCCTAAGGACACCCTTGTCTCGACGTGGCATTTTGTCAACAAGTGGAAGAAAGCACTGGACCATCCTTGGCAACTCGACGTGGCGATCGATAAGTTTTGCCAAGGATTGAGCCCATGTGGGCCTTACTATGATCATGTGATGGGGTACAAGAAGTTGAGCTTGGAGAGGCCAACTAATGTGTTTTTCATTACCTATGAGGAGCTTAGGGTTGATCCAATAACTCATGTCAAGAGATTGGGTGAGTTTTTAGGGTTTCCATTCGAAGGAGATGAACAAGTTCAAGAGGTTGTCGATAGTTGTAGTTTCGAAGTGCTAAGTAACTACGAAGTGAACAGGTCGGAGGAATCTCCGacttggttccaacttccatatAATTCTTTTTTTAGAAAAGGGGACGTTGGAGATCACAAAAACTATCTCACTGATGAGACTATTGAGCGCATCGATGCACTTACTAGAGAAAAATTTCATTCCTTGGGTTTCAATTATGGGACCTAA
- the LOC121741776 gene encoding diacylglycerol kinase 5-like isoform X1: MLQEGSDTFRGGFWNYFSMGMDAQVSYAFHTECKLNPEKFKNQQVNQSTYAKLVSTQGWFLPSHLNHAASISQLCKVKIMKKDTGWQDLEIPKSIRSIVCLNLPSFSGGLNPWGTPNSHKRRNRDLTPPFVDDGLLEIVGFRNAWHGLVLLAPNGHGTRLAQAHRVKFEFHKGSAKETYMRVDGEPWKQPLPENDETVVVEISHLRQVKMLATHDCRARSALGPPSPVVLDVDEKDSDKEDEEVRKKFGAADTFKIPEGLDISHFS; the protein is encoded by the exons ATGTTACAGGAAGGTTCTGATACGTTTCGTGGAGGGTTCTGGAACTACTTCAGCATGG GAATGGATGCTCAGGTTTCTTATGCATTCCACACCGAGTGCAAGCTGAACCCggaaaaattcaaaaaccaGCAAGTGAATCAA AGTACATATGCTAAGCTAGTCAGCACACAAGGATGGTTTTTGCCTTCTCATTTGAACCATGCTGCAAG TATTTCTCAACTTTGTAAGGTTAAGATCATGAAAAAGGATACTGGTTGGCAAGACCTTGAAATTCCTAAAAG CATCAGATCAATCGTGTGCCTCAATTTACCCAGCTTTTCCGGAGGACTAAATCCGTGGGGAACTCCGAATAGTCATAAACGTCGTAAT AGAGACTTAACCCCGCCTTTCGTAGATGATGGCCTTCTTGAGATTGTTGGCTTCAGAAACGCTTGGCACGGGCTTGTTTTGCTCGCTCCAAATGGACACGGGACCCGCCTTGCACAG GCACACCGTGTCAAATTCGAGTTCCATAAAGGTTCTGCTAAAGAAACATACATGAGAGTCGATGGAGAACCGTGGAAACAGCCTCTTCCAGAGAACGATGAGACGGTTGTGGTAGAAATCTCTCATCTTCGCCAAGTGAAGATGCTTGCCACCCATGATTGTAGAGCCAGGAGTGCTCTTGGCCCCCCGTCTCCGGTGGTTCTCGACGTCGATGAAAAGGATAGTGACAAGGAAGATGAGGAAGTGAGGAAGAAGTTTGGTGCAGCAGACACTTTCAAGATCCCAGAAGGGCTTGATATCTCCCATTTCAGTTGA
- the LOC121742577 gene encoding phenolic glucoside malonyltransferase 1-like has translation MAQTHEIPMAAAVLDRCQIQPSPDTVTELILPLLHFDITWLYFHPVQRLLFFHLPCSRRHFIEVIVPDLKSSLLVTLNHFLPLAGNIVHPINCGRPFSRFVIGDSVSFTVAECDKDFKHLTGYHPRLSDEFYAFVPELPPAKISPEDVVLPVLALQATLFPDHGVCLGFTNHHAIGDASTIVRFIKSWASVNRFGGDARLIDDKSLPFYDRTSVSDAGGLDAKYWELVRRTRGVVPRRFSFPFNKVRATFLVRRDDVETLKAFVARRRPEMHITAFTMTCALVWACLVRAEAGSVPDDEPEYFCFAADCRGRLDPPLPSTYFGNCLALVKAQSRHGLLKGKEGFLVAAESIGVAIQNTVYNEKGILDGAEEWPTEFRNMIGKRLFGVAGSPRFDLYDTDYGWGRPRKVESASIDTDTSMALGKSRDFDDGLEFTLSRPKRILDAFAAIFTESIRTL, from the coding sequence ATGGCACAAACTCATGAAATTCCGATGGCCGCCGCCGTGCTTGACCGCTGCCAAATCCAGCCGTCGCCGGACACCGTGACGGAGCTGATTCTCCCGCTCCTCCACTTCGACATCACGTGGCTCTATTTCCACCCCGTCCAGCGCCTCCTCTTCTTCCACCTCCCCTGCTCCAGACGCCATTTCATAGAAGTCATTGTTCCCGATCTCAAATCTTCTCTCCTCGTTACCCTCAATCACTTCCTCCCCCTCGCCGGAAACATCGTGCATCCGATCAACTGCGGCAGACCTTTCTCTCGCTTCGTAATCGGCGATTCGGTCTCGTTTACCGTCGCCGAATGCGATAAGGACTTTAAGCACCTCACCGGCTACCATCCGCGGCTGTCGGATGAGTTTTACGCGTTTGTGCCTGAGCTTCCGCCGGCGAAGATTTCGCCGGAGGATGTTGTTTTGCCTGTTCTCGCGCTGCAGGCGACGCTATTTCCAGATCACGGCGTGTGCCTAGGGTTTACAAATCACCACGCGATCGGCGATGCGAGCACAATCGTCCGATTCATCAAATCCTGGGCTTCTGTGAACCGATTCGGCGGCGATGCGAGGCTAATCGACGATAAATCGCTTCCGTTCTACGATCGGACCTCGGTGAGCGACGCCGGCGGACTGGACGCGAAGTATTGGGAGCTCGTGAGGCGGACGCGCGGCGTGGTGCCGCGGCGGTTCTCGTTCCCGTTCAACAAGGTGCGCGCGACGTTCCTCGTCCGCCGCGACGACGTGGAGACGCTCAAGGCGTTCGTGGCGCGACGGCGGCCGGAGATGCACATCACGGCCTTCACGATGACGTGCGCGCTGGTTTGGGCGTGCCTGGTGCGGGCGGAGGCCGGATCGGTCCCCGACGACGAGCCGGAGTACTTCTGCTTCGCCGCGGACTGCCGCGGGAGGCTGGATCCGCCGCTTCCGTCGACGTACTTCGGAAATTGCCTCGCGCTGGTGAAGGCGCAGTCGAGGCACGGGCTGCTGAAGGGGAAGGAAGGATTCCTCGTCGCGGCGGAGAGCATCGGCGTCGCGATTCAGAACACGGTGTACAACGAGAAGGGGATTCTCGACGGCGCGGAGGAGTGGCCGACGGAGTTTCGGAATATGATCGGAAAACGTCTCTTCGGCGTGGCTGGATCGCCGCGGTTCGATCTCTACGACACCGACTACGGCTGGGGACGGCCGCGGAAGGTCGAATCGGCCTCGATTGATACAGACACGTCGATGGCGCTTGGCAAATCCAGAGATTTCGACGACGGATTGGAATTCACGCTGTCTCGGCCGAAGAGGATTTTGGATGCGTTCGCCGCGATTTTCACTGAATCGATCAGGACTTTGTGA
- the LOC121741776 gene encoding diacylglycerol kinase 5-like isoform X2: protein MGMDAQVSYAFHTECKLNPEKFKNQQVNQSTYAKLVSTQGWFLPSHLNHAASISQLCKVKIMKKDTGWQDLEIPKSIRSIVCLNLPSFSGGLNPWGTPNSHKRRNRDLTPPFVDDGLLEIVGFRNAWHGLVLLAPNGHGTRLAQAHRVKFEFHKGSAKETYMRVDGEPWKQPLPENDETVVVEISHLRQVKMLATHDCRARSALGPPSPVVLDVDEKDSDKEDEEVRKKFGAADTFKIPEGLDISHFS, encoded by the exons ATGG GAATGGATGCTCAGGTTTCTTATGCATTCCACACCGAGTGCAAGCTGAACCCggaaaaattcaaaaaccaGCAAGTGAATCAA AGTACATATGCTAAGCTAGTCAGCACACAAGGATGGTTTTTGCCTTCTCATTTGAACCATGCTGCAAG TATTTCTCAACTTTGTAAGGTTAAGATCATGAAAAAGGATACTGGTTGGCAAGACCTTGAAATTCCTAAAAG CATCAGATCAATCGTGTGCCTCAATTTACCCAGCTTTTCCGGAGGACTAAATCCGTGGGGAACTCCGAATAGTCATAAACGTCGTAAT AGAGACTTAACCCCGCCTTTCGTAGATGATGGCCTTCTTGAGATTGTTGGCTTCAGAAACGCTTGGCACGGGCTTGTTTTGCTCGCTCCAAATGGACACGGGACCCGCCTTGCACAG GCACACCGTGTCAAATTCGAGTTCCATAAAGGTTCTGCTAAAGAAACATACATGAGAGTCGATGGAGAACCGTGGAAACAGCCTCTTCCAGAGAACGATGAGACGGTTGTGGTAGAAATCTCTCATCTTCGCCAAGTGAAGATGCTTGCCACCCATGATTGTAGAGCCAGGAGTGCTCTTGGCCCCCCGTCTCCGGTGGTTCTCGACGTCGATGAAAAGGATAGTGACAAGGAAGATGAGGAAGTGAGGAAGAAGTTTGGTGCAGCAGACACTTTCAAGATCCCAGAAGGGCTTGATATCTCCCATTTCAGTTGA